A genome region from Coffea arabica cultivar ET-39 chromosome 7e, Coffea Arabica ET-39 HiFi, whole genome shotgun sequence includes the following:
- the LOC113701590 gene encoding large ribosomal subunit protein uL4z, which produces MASAAALPVVTVIPLENEMEADANSLPLPDVMKAPIRPDILQDVHRDISKNSRQPYAVSRSAGHQTSAESWGTGRAVSRIPRVPGGGTHRAGQGAYGNMCRGGRMFAPTKIWRRWHRKVPVNKKRYAVVSAIAASAVPSLVMARGHRIESVPQIPCVISDSAEAVEKTSNAISLLKKIGAYPDAEKAKDSQGIRPGKGKMRNRRYISRKGPLVVYGTEGAKLVKAFRNIPGVEVAHVDRLNLLKLAPGGHVGRFIVWTKSAFEKLDEIYGSFDKPSLKKKGYVLPRAKMVNGDLARIINSDEVQSVVRPIKKVVKRAPMKKNPLKNLNCLLKLNPYAKTARRMALLAEKQRVEAKREKLAKKRSPMTKEETSAVKAAGKSWYKTMISDSDYTEFENFSKWLGVSQ; this is translated from the coding sequence ATGGCTTCCGCCGCCGCTCTCCCGGTAGTTACCGTTATCCCTCTTGAGAATGAAATGGAGGCCGACGCCAACTCCCTCCCTCTGCCTGACGTCATGAAAGCCCCAATCCGCCCCGACATCCTCCAAGACGTTCATCGCGACATTTCCAAGAACTCCCGCCAACCGTACGCCGTCTCTAGGTCCGCCGGTCACCAGACCTCCGCCGAGTCCTGGGGTACTGGTCGCGCTGTTTCCCGTATCCCTCGTGTTCCTGGCGGCGGCACTCACCGTGCCGGCCAGGGTGCCTATGGCAACATGTGCCGCGGCGGCCGCATGTTCGCTCCGACCAAGATCTGGCGCCGTTGGCACCGCAAGGTCCCAGTCAACAAGAAACGGTATGCCGTGGTTTCTGCCATCGCCGCCTCTGCTGTGCCTTCCCTTGTCATGGCCCGCGGTCACCGCATCGAATCTGTCCCGCAAATCCCCTGTGTGATCTCCGATTCTGCTGAGGCCGTGGAGAAAACCTCCAATGCTATCAGTCTTCTCAAGAAAATTGGGGCTTACCCTGATGCTGAGAAGGCTAAGGACAGCCAGGGCATCCGCCCAGGAAAGGGCAAGATGCGTAACCGCCGCTACATCTCCAGGAAAGGTCCTCTGGTTGTGTACGGTACTGAGGGGGCCAAGCTCGTGAAGGCCTTCCGCAACATTCCTGGAGTCGAGGTGGCCCACGTGGACCGTTTGAATTTGTTGAAACTTGCTCCGGGAGGTCACGTTGGGAGGTTTATTGTTTGGACGAAATCAGCATTTGAGAAATTGGATGAGATTTACGGGTCATTTGATAAGCCTTCCTTGAAGAAGAAGGGGTATGTTTTGCCCAGGGCTAAGATGGTGAATGGTGATTTGGCCAGAATTATCAACTCTGACGAGGTGCAATCTGTGGTGAGGCCAATCAAGAAGGTGGTGAAGAGGGCACCAATGAAGAAGAACCCTCTTAAGAATTTGAATTGTTTGCTCAAGCTCAATCCTTATGCCAAGACTGCTAGGAGGATGGCTCTCTTGGCTGAGAAACAGCGTGTTGAGGCTAAGAGGGAGAAGCTGGCCAAGAAGAGGAGTCCAATGACGAAG
- the LOC140011214 gene encoding uncharacterized protein translates to MLEALVRLGVEYKATRKTGRYSVLTSSFPESQRGTNEVRTSDIYFLDKMEHGLGNIQGIPLGSIITNHMWAVVRNNDIKHAFSYPRFLTFEFQRVGVDFSNAIPTGLKKNDVFTLDFCRFILKSKDVGGPSTQEGAQGDIRHEEAAEIERIEGAQGVETTTSPISTEPSSSRRPSSPQDTRSFLKKIMDKLLCVEAEVKKSRQENKRNSERLRRIETKLGIEAPPTPPSSPDQATT, encoded by the coding sequence ATGCTAGAGGCACTTGTACGCTTGGGGGTTGAGTACAAGGCCACTCGGAAGACTGGGCGATATTCGGTATTGACTTCATCATTTCCGGAGTCGCAACGTGGAACCAATGAGGTGCGCACAAGTGATATCTACTTCTTGGATAAAATGGAGCATGGCTTAGGAAATATCCAAGGCATTCCATTGGGAAGCATTATCACCAACCACATGTGGGCTGTGGTTCGCAATAACGACATCAAACATGCCTTCTCATATCCTCGGTTCTTGACCTTTGAGTTTCAAAGGGTTGGAGTGGATTTTTCTAATGCTATCCCTACAGGTCTCAAGAAGAATGATGTCTTTACACTAGATTTTTGCAGGTTCATTCTGAAAAGTAAAGACGTCGGTGGTCCTTCGACTCAAGaaggtgctcaaggagacatTCGGCACGAGGAGGCAGCTGAGATTGAACGTATTGAAGGAGCTCAAGGGGTTGAAACAACCACCTCACCGATCTCAACTGAGCCGTCTTCCTCCCGTCGTCCATCCTCACCCCAGGACACTCGGTCGTTTTTGAAGAAGATAATGGATAAGCTACTTTGCGTCGAGGCTGAAGTGAAGAAGAGCCGCCAAGAGAACAAACGGAACTCCGAGCGTCTTCGTCGCATCGAGACCAAGTTGGGTATTGAAGCTCCTCCGACTCCACCATCGTCACCTGACCAAGCAACTACTTGA